A stretch of the Aegilops tauschii subsp. strangulata cultivar AL8/78 chromosome 4, Aet v6.0, whole genome shotgun sequence genome encodes the following:
- the LOC109781901 gene encoding F-box/kelch-repeat protein At2g44130, with translation MGPNQYACPVAPPAFYLCSLPWTERGIQKQKQSSHKVTRMMNPKSRVQEWVADHIELIPGMPDDVAVDCLARVPHGSYRSMRRVCRGWRSAAAAPEFALARAEAGANEDLVFLMQFGNPVAGDDGAPENTPAYGVAVYNVTTGEWHRESSAPPVPMFAQCAAVGTRVAVMGGWDPKTFEPVADVNVLDAATGVWRRGAPMRSARSFFACAEAGGKIYVAGGHDKLKNALKTAEAYDAEADGWDPLPDMSEERDECDGMATVAGDRFLAVSGYRTGRQGGFERDAEWFDPATREWRRLERVRAPPSAAHVVVRGRVWCIEGTAVMEWRGERRGWLEVGPYPPGLKAGTARAVAVGGGERVVVTGAIESEGGGGGHALWVFDVKSKNWTVVRPPPQFAGFVFSLASVRV, from the coding sequence ATGGGGCCCAATCAATATGCGTGTCCCGTAGCTCCGCCAGCCTTCTATTTATGCTCTCTCCCATGGACGGAGAGAGGCATCCAGAAGCAGAAGCAAAGCTCACACAAAGTCACAAGAATGATGAACCCAAAGAGCCGTGTCCAAGAGTGGGTGGCCGACCACATCGAGCTCATCCCGGGGATGCCCGACGACGTCGCCGTCGACTGCCTGGCGCGCGTCCCGCACGGGTCCTACCGCTCGATGCGCCGCGTGTGCCGCGGCTggcggagcgccgccgccgccccggagtTCGCCCTGGCGCGCGCCGAGGCCGGTGCCAACGAGGATCTGGTCTTTCTCATGCAGTTTGGCAACCCGGTGGCCGGGGACGACGGGGCGCCCGAGAACACCCCGGCGTACGGCGTGGCCGTGTACAACGTCACCACCGGGGAGTGGCACCGCGAGAGCTCGGCGCCGCCGGTGCCGATGTTCGCCCAGTGCGCGGCCGTGGGCACCCGCGTCGCCGTGATGGGCGGCTGGGACCCCAAGACCTTCGAGCCCGTGGCGGACGTCAACGTGCTGGACGCCGCCACCGGCGTCTGGCGCCGCGGCGCGCCGATGCGGTCCGCGCGGTCCTTCTTCGCCTGCGCCGAGGCCGGGGGCAAGATCTATGTCGCCGGCGGCCATGACAAGCTCAAGAACGCGCTAAAGACGGCCGAGGCGTACGACGCGGAGGCCGACGGCTGGGACCCGCTCCCGGACATGTCGGAGGAGCGCGACGAGTGCGACGGCATGGCCACCGTCGCCGGCGACCGGTTCCTGGCCGTGAGCGGGTACCGCACGGGGCGTCAGGGAGGATTCGAGCGGGACGCCGAGTGGTTCGACCCGGCGACACGCGAGTGGCGCCGCTTGGAGCGCGTGCGCGCACCGCCTTCGGCGGCTCACGTGGTGGTGCGCGGGCGGGTGTGGTGCATCGAGGGCACGGCCGTGATGGAGTGGCGCGGGGAGCGCCGTGGCTGGCTCGAGGTGGGCCCTTACCCGCCTGGTCTGAAGGCCGGCACGGCGCGCGCGGTCGccgtcggcggcggcgagcgcgtggTGGTGACCGGCGCCATCGAGTccgagggaggcggcggcgggcacgCGCTGTGGGTGTTCGACGTCAAGTCCAAGAACTGGACCGTGGTGCGCCCTCCGCCGCAGTTCGCCGGCTTCGTCTTCTCCCTGGCCTCCGTCCGCGTGTGA